The Flavobacterium commune genome contains the following window.
CCCACAATACCGGCTACAATTTTCCAGATTTCAGCCCTGCGAAAATGATATTGCCATGACAATCGCTTATCTGGAGCAACAACTAATATTTTAGGGCTTAGCTTATTTGTTATCTTTATTTTATCCATTTCAAGATGAGGAAAAAATTTTGCGGCAAAAACAGCTGCCTGATTTTCATCAATTACGAAAAAACCGCCCCAGGGTCTTGTTGCATCTTGTTGAACAATAGTAAAATTCTGCTTCTTTAATTCTGCTGCAATCTGTTCGAAAATTACTTTTTTATCAATAGTATTAGATATATTCAAATTCATTTTTAATTTCTTTAAAACAACTATTATTCGTTAGAGGGTTTTCCAATAGTAGCCAAAATTCCTCCATCTACATAAATTACCTGACCGTTCACAAAATTGCTGGCTTCAGATGCTAAGAAAACTGCTGTTCCGGCTAAATCTTCCGGATTTCCCCAACGTCCTGCTGGTGTCCTGCTAATGATAAAATCGTTAAACGGATGACCATCCACGCGAATTGGCGCTGTTTGTGACGTAGCAAAATAGCCTGGTCCAATAGCATTTATCTGAATATTATGTTTTGCCCATTCAGTAGCTAAATTTCTGGTTAGCATTTTTAATCCTCCTTTGGCCGAAGCATAAGCACTCACATTATCACGACCTAATTCACTCATCATTGAACAGATATTGATTATCTTACCCGACTGACGCGCAATCATTCCTTTGGCAACCAATTTAGACATGATAAATGGTCCCACTAAATCTACGTCAATTACTTTACGGAAATCAGAAACCGGCATATCGATAGCTAAAACACGTAAAATAATTCCGGCATTGTTAACCAAAATATCAATTTTACCATGATTGGCTACCATGGCAGCCACTTGCTTTTCGGCTTCTACCTCATCAGTTACATCAAAAACATAGCCTGTAGCTGTAAAACCTGATTTTCTATAGTGCTCAATAGCCACATCCAAAGGTTCCTGAACATTATTGGTAATGATTAATTCTGCTCCGGCTTTGGCTAATCCTTCAGCCATTGCCATTCCTAATCCGTGAATTCCTCCTGTTATTAACGCTGTTTTACCTTCAAGGTTAAATAAATTCATTTTGTTCTACTTTAAAATTATTTTGATTACGATTTAATTCACTTTGTGTCGAAAGACTTTCTGATAATTCTTCCAGGGTTCTTCCTTTGGTTTCCGGCATTTTAAAGAAAACCCAAAGCAATTGCCAAACCATCATCAGACAAAAAATACTAAAAACGGTTGTTGCTCCAATTTCTTTAAACAAAAACGGAATAAAAGAAGGAATCAAGGCTGCCAAAACCCAATGAACGGATGTTCCAAAAGAAGTTCCTGCTGCTCTGAGTTTGTTAGGAAATAATTCGGAAATAAATACCCAAATTACTGACCCCTGACCTACAGCATGTGATGCTATGAATAAAAAGAAAAATAACGGTACAGCCATCCCTTTCCATTCAAAATAAAAAGCCATAGTTACTAATCCTAAAGAAATCACATATCCAACAGAACCTAAATACATCAGGGTCTTTCTTCCATATTTGTCAATCAATGAAATTCCAATCAGCGTAAAAATTAGGTTTACTACGCCAATCCCGATGCTACTGAAAAAAGAAGCCGATTTTTCAAGACCCGCCAATTCAAAAATACGCGGCGCATAGTATAAGAAAGCATTAATTCCTGAAAACTGATTGAATAAGGCAATAAAGAAAGCTAATAACAATGGCTTTCTATATTTTTTCATAAAAATAGACTCATCGAGTACTTCATGCTGTTTTTCATTTTCCATTGCTGCAATTTCTGATGCTACTTCTTCATCTGAATTGACTTGTTTTAAAATAGCAATCGCTTTTTCACGGTCTTTTTTATACTCAAAAATCCAACGCGGACTTTCCGGAATTCCGAAAACCAATAAAGTATATA
Protein-coding sequences here:
- a CDS encoding cupin domain-containing protein: MNLNISNTIDKKVIFEQIAAELKKQNFTIVQQDATRPWGGFFVIDENQAAVFAAKFFPHLEMDKIKITNKLSPKILVVAPDKRLSWQYHFRRAEIWKIVAGIVGVKTSSTDEEGEIQQLTPGDFIQMNKGERHRLIGLDSWGVVAEIWQHTDRENPSDEEDIVRLQDDFGR
- a CDS encoding gluconate 5-dehydrogenase, with protein sequence MNLFNLEGKTALITGGIHGLGMAMAEGLAKAGAELIITNNVQEPLDVAIEHYRKSGFTATGYVFDVTDEVEAEKQVAAMVANHGKIDILVNNAGIILRVLAIDMPVSDFRKVIDVDLVGPFIMSKLVAKGMIARQSGKIINICSMMSELGRDNVSAYASAKGGLKMLTRNLATEWAKHNIQINAIGPGYFATSQTAPIRVDGHPFNDFIISRTPAGRWGNPEDLAGTAVFLASEASNFVNGQVIYVDGGILATIGKPSNE
- a CDS encoding sugar porter family MFS transporter, translated to MKNKKIIYWSIVVALAGFLFGFDTVVISGADKQLQQLWGSSDLYHGLVVMSSALWGTVIGAVFGAIPTNILGRKKTLVLIGVLFFLSAVGTAFANDAVVFSIFRFLGGLGIGASTIAAPTYVSEIAPAKDRGKLVALYQFNIVFGILIAFLSNYLLQDIGENSWRWMLGVQSAPALIYTLLVFGIPESPRWIFEYKKDREKAIAILKQVNSDEEVASEIAAMENEKQHEVLDESIFMKKYRKPLLLAFFIALFNQFSGINAFLYYAPRIFELAGLEKSASFFSSIGIGVVNLIFTLIGISLIDKYGRKTLMYLGSVGYVISLGLVTMAFYFEWKGMAVPLFFFLFIASHAVGQGSVIWVFISELFPNKLRAAGTSFGTSVHWVLAALIPSFIPFLFKEIGATTVFSIFCLMMVWQLLWVFFKMPETKGRTLEELSESLSTQSELNRNQNNFKVEQNEFI